The proteins below are encoded in one region of Apium graveolens cultivar Ventura chromosome 4, ASM990537v1, whole genome shotgun sequence:
- the LOC141719953 gene encoding cyclin-D4-1-like: MAASDPFSLENLLCTETDSLHFDDLEAIDDLNHLIDSDNLVDNGSEPLIGLIPMQSDQVVSSLFDKEKDFFPASDYLERLANEELELCDVREEAVDWIYKAHAHFCFGAPTICLAINYLDRYLSVYEHPVEKFWSVQLVAVACLLLAAKLEDVRVPSTVDLQVADPSFIFEYQSLKSMELNVLASLKWRMHACTPFSYIDFFIRKLKSEDMIPSESLMYGSLIYKSCQFIVNTMKGVDFLEFRPSEISAAVAICVTRETQESEIDKAISGVMHFEKDRLLKCVQMIEDLTEIAASTDLPDGTVSVAARAGSGSPDGVLDAAFLSYRIYGRTVVSDPSSSNAANQDPKRRRLD, from the exons ATGGCAGCCTCAGACCCTTTTAGTCTTGAAAACCTGCTTTGTACTGAAACTGATAGCCTGCATTTTGATGACCTTGAGGCCATTGATGATCTTAACCATCTTATAGATTCTGATAATCTGGTGGACAATGGATCAGAGCCTTTGATTGGTCTTATTCCAATGCAGAGTGATCAAGTTGTGTCTTCTTTGTTTGACAAAGAAAAAGATTTTTTTCCAGCTAGTGATTATTTAGAAAGATTGGCTAATGAGGAACTTGAATTATGTGATGTTAGAGAAGAAGCTGTTGACTGGATATATAAG GCTCATGCGCATTTCTGTTTTGGAGCGCCGACTATTTGCTTAGCGATTAATTACTTGGATCGCTATCTTTCTGTTTATGAACATCCA GTTGAAAAATTTTGGAGTGTTCAATTGGTAGCTGTGGCCTGCTTATTGTTAGCAGCAAAACTGGAAGATGTTAGAGTGCCATCTACTGTTGATTTGCAG GTGGCAGATCCTAGCTTTATTTTTGAATATCAGTCATTAAAATCGATGGAGCTTAATGTGTTGGCCAGCTTGAAATGGAGGATGCATGCTTGTACTCCGTTTTCGTATATAGATTTCTTCATTAGAAAGCTCAAAAGTGAAGATATGATTCCATCAGAGTCTCTGATGTATGGATCATTGATCTATAAATCATGCCAGTTCATTGTGAACACAATGAAAG GTGTTGATTTCCTAGAATTTAGGCCCTCGGAAATCTCAGCTGCTGTTGCAATCTGTGTTACGAGAGAAACACAGGAATCAGAGATTGACAAGGCAATATCTGGTGTCATGCATTTTGAGAAG GATAGGCTGCTGAAGTGTGTTCAAATGATTGAAGATTTGACAGAGATAGCAGCGAGTACTGATCTACCTGATGGTACTGTATCAGTAGCAGCTCGAGCAGGGTCCGGGAGTCCTGATGGGGTGTTGGATGCAGCATTCTTGAGCTATAGAATCTACGGGAGAACAGTTGTTTCAGATCCTAGTTCATCAAACGCTGCTAATCAAGATCCGAAAAGGAGAAGGCTTGATTGA